In Drosophila pseudoobscura strain MV-25-SWS-2005 chromosome 4, UCI_Dpse_MV25, whole genome shotgun sequence, the following proteins share a genomic window:
- the wb gene encoding laminin subunit alpha-1 isoform X3: MSASDKRTVEMTDALIGPRKLEKQMVAATKPHRNTSSKWLLHVCVFLVCMSKTLQQQQQQHASPQGNMLQQHAQTSVNSSVNINISSKFNEIIQTATASATASATASATATGTGLGVGAATFASVTAATTITPGRRKLRRKFPPQQNRNSTITRRRKFRPHLYPRNATHATRTTTMATVSATATTLIPKIPQQPLQPFNYHSRVHSSFQQQQQQQHHVTGQREQPNVAGVQLNQQHQQHEHIVAVTPRSHLQQQQQQHGFAIVPGYYQQQQQQQQQHNLLGNLTQKQQQHLVIHPGSSNFLLYSNLGPIPPCPPGLLAGPGARLYPQQQHFIPLRSTTSQRPRHRECHCSSVGSLSTACDKRSGQCACLANVTGRRCDKCRAGHWNLTQGVGCHDCLCDPHGSRGDECNPWTGQCDCKIGVGGQHCNECTEGFFGFSTEGCQRCSACTAEGQVCDSHNGRCICPKFTRGLGCGQCVPGTWGWQARLGCRECECDHIGSIGQQCAPGDGQCQCREGYAGRSCESCAAGYFGYPECRRCGCNADGSFTRSDGLIACDSNGQCPCKSLVVGLKCDTCMQSTFGLTALNPEGCTRCFCFGRSGECQQSDLSWGHIRMPESRNLSVQQIRPQHVPSGEYEYIVVVQMEGTVFHREDAEIQRMNDLSLVPRSTGNVSIGAYGQFYHPLYFQLPPQFYGDRTSSYGGYLYFSLITEGAHTPLERQILAQYPLVQLHAHSKLLLDFYEYEEFEYSLNVTHRVPLHESLWKYHHNNQAVDRGTLMAALQNIRHIFIRAFAFADFQEVVLQNVHMDSAIFVEGSTNLIAKGVERCKCPKRFDGLSCQDPGRSFYRWRNTSDVDSVFIEDLIGRAAPCHCNGRSSDCDKESGVCQNCRANSGGDHCQQCAEGFYGDPNSPHGCQACPCPETNRNFARGCNVWDGEVSCVCKPGYTGRLCERCHPGYFGNPTLYPNSSCQACNCNPDGIRAEGCDSETGQCYCREGVTGLKCSKCLAERHHVVDNGCRVCDNCTLLLLDYVELVGHKLRRGLHNMDLTGIPAPYLKLSDYERAYDTWRGRQQDFSQARKLLQDYDTAGVVKLDAHAENMKFQSRKALSTIGKREFALKAMQDDASVQQQDVGLVRAEILQTLLDLRSYGKSAQHLSLPTALKQARFYLQAIQEHHQGIQGIRSTNDCAWRHFYVSGNASDAAFDERGRLEMLWRDLNQTNHRVVDLRLQLDRTLEVESEAEDIVEHVRNLNGHTAEANHELNDLGQLIGKYLNQSYLDQGEELARLTLERQSLLSEHLNQLDGATVLLNATLGVKSEQQREVRKHWLPKAEKHADRLLERSNEYARQFQPTRNGARIAMLASSAHSNITKAINDARQGSILAKERVYDAQRTLYPSDGSSMIERAKHSLHRSRQLQQEALKQMHKSNVLKEKLHQQQEQVEGIKATIFESGLRTNNISSQLQTLTDSSARRHAKESLDLARRTGEQMRAELRKAKETEESLQNMRKSFTKLEPDWDIKLGMAQENISLTKTNLRLANVSLSYLEQQAAKEQQVFESWNNSMAKQLQQLRDQIAKARHAAQAIDVSLESLGPKCIRSYLPSSYGLSTSNNLRLSFALANHIESSPLIQVEGSEGRHITLELYKRRVRLVWNLGGTTATVTHPMVVQTRDPKYDDAWYHVEANRTLNLGSLLVRRMNNYGVLTPSSPVTITGSTDTEHTRFYQSRNDRISLGALASKDLQLTPGLNVVVHHVEVDNKPLGLWNFVDSEGRCGGSMIGARESSASSTARHFNGLGYAQLMKTRPRPYRKNLFSVQMTFRTLDENALLFLAVDDKNNRSVSVTLSRGRIMFRIDYGDESKLEINTTKKYNVGQWIKIEAAREFSAKRSTENGMLRVNNDRPISGAPTLPVNAHLLPDLSKAVYYLGGVPPGFTSGTTKAPGADNPFLGCMTDVQVNGETYDPLESSSYFGVEPSCKDMITKAGFSGNGYLELPSQSLRKRSNTALVFRTLQPDCLLLLSAYPPEVLADYDDKDIKGNYSMSLVDGQLHVWVNSGRSFVKLSSNISQLNDGELHVINMIKTGRRLELMVDDELQDVRSLSGNPTVISLPREAGGLYIGGAPPHESFTPLAPTFVNLEGAIRDVVFNNRTVNFNDALTFSNVQIGRNGPLMGSLKGGLYDVFLKTEPMIGKSFTATPEGCKRIGSYSYEPNAFKFGDEIYSYSQLKLPERRFWQRNFRLSFDFRSFYPNGMLYLSPGSKEKPKHYVVLLLKDGQLVLVVRGRRREELQLTAKLNNGEWHRVTVSCHERKVTMSVEIGRTDQKTSAQMKLPKKIGASQLLLVGGLPQAPVKVASELYMRLEPFKGCLRRVTINNSTQDLARPGKHSNVGQCFPTVERGSYFPGDAYAIYKKNFHVGKYLDLETEFRTSELSGILLSVSEPSGFPALSLELHNGNIVFSCDLGDGVPLRLESALPGKYALCDNKWHNISALYDGEQIVLRIDQLPAVISAGNPRNAGKVQTRSPLYIGGLPDVAPSGSLLSRENFKGCIRNVSIRNEKRDWIDMDDLRNVLLSECLVSSDDT, translated from the exons ATGTCAGCCTCTGACAAACGAACCGTCGAGATGACAGACGCGTTAATAGGGCCACGAAAATTGGAGAAACAAATGGTGGCAGCCACAAAGCCGCATCGAAATACATCATCAAAGTGGCTGCTGCACGTATGCGTCTTTCTAGTCTGCATGTCAAAAacgttgcagcagcagcagcagcaacatgccTCGCCCCAGGGCAACATGCTGCAGCAACATGCGCAAACCAGTGTAAATAGCAGTGTAAATATCAATATAAGCagcaaattcaatgaaattATACAAACGGCAACAGCCAGTGCAACAGCCAGTGCAACGGCTAGTGCAACGGCTACGGGAACGGGATTGGGGGTAGGGGCAGCCACATTTGCATCGgtcacagcagcaacaaccatcACTCCAGGACGTCGAAAGTTACGTCGGAAATTTCCCCCTCAACAAAATCGAAATTCGACCATAACGAGGAGGAGAAAGTTCCGGCCACATCTGTATCCCCGGAATGCCACACATGCCACTAGGACAACCACAATGGCAACTGTTTCTGCCACGGCCACAACATTGATACCAAAGATACCCCAACAGCCGTTGCAGCCCTTCAACTATCACTCGCGGGTGCACTCAAGCtttcagcaacagcagcagcagcagcatcatgtGACAGGACAGAGAGAGCAACCAAATGTTGCAGGAGTGCAGCTGaaccaacaacaccagcagcacgAGCATATTGTTGCAGTTACGCCGCGTTCCCAcctacagcaacagcagcagcaacatggcTTTGCCATAGTGCCAGGCTActaccaacagcagcaacagcagcagcagcaacacaatCTCCTGGGTAACCTTacccaaaagcagcagcaacatctcGTAATACACCCCGGTAGCAGCAACTTTCTGCTCTACAGCAATCTGGGCCCAATCCCGCCCTGCCCACCAGGCCTGTTGGCAGGCCCAGGAGCACGTCTCTatccgcaacagcagcacttCATTCCCCTGCGATCGACCACCTCCCAGCGCCCAAGGCATCGCG AATGCCACTGCAGCAGCGTGGGCTCCTTGTCAACGGCCTGTGATAAGCGATCGGGACAGTGCGCCTGTCTGGCCAACGTGACGGGCAGACGCTGCGACAAGTGCCGGGCGGGCCACTGGAACCTCACGCAAGGCGTGGGCTGTCACGACTGCCTCTGCGACCCTCACGGATCTCGAGGTGACGAGTGCAATCCGTGGACGGGTCAGTGCGACTGCAAGATCGGAGTGGGTGGCCAGCACTGTAATGAATGCACCGAGGGCTTCTTCGGATTCAGCACCGAGGGCTGCCAGCGCTGCTCGGCTTGCACGGCGGAGGGTCAGGTATGCGACTCTCACAACGGACGCTGCATTTGCCCCAAGTTCACCCGCGGATTGGGTTGTGGGCAGTGCGTGCCCGGCACCTGGGGCTGGCAGGCGCGTCTGGGCTGTcgggagtgcgagtgcgatcACATTGGCTCCATTGGCCAGCAGTGCGCTCCGGGAGACGGACAGTGCCAGTGCCGAGAGGGCTATGCGGGCAGGAGCTGCGAATCCTGTGCCGCTGGCTACTTTGGCTATCCGGAGTGCAGGCGCTGCGGCTGCAATGCGGACGGCTCTTTCACCCGCTCGGATGGCTTGATTGCCTGCGACTCGAATGGCCAGTGTCCGTGCAAGAGTCTCGTGGTGGGTCTCAAGTGCGACACCTGCATGCAGAGCACTTTCGGGTTGACCGCCCTCAATCCGGAGGGGTGCACCCGGTGCTTCTGCTTCGGTCGTTCCGGTGAGTGCCAGCAGAGCGACCTATCCTGGGGCCACATACGCATGCCCGAGTCCCGGAACCTCAGTGTCCAGCAGATACGTCCCCAGCACGTGCCGAGCGgagagtacgagtacattGTGGTGGTCCAGATGGAGGGTACCGTTTTCCATCGCGAAGATGCGGAGATACAGCGCATGAACGACCTTAGCCTGGTGCCGCGATCGACGGGCAATGTCTCCATTGGTGCCTATGGACAGTTCTATCATCCGCTGTACTTCCAGCTGCCGCCTCAGTTCTATGGGGATCGCACTAGCAGCTACGGTGGCTATCTGTACTTCTCCCTCATCACCGAGGGAGCCCACACTCCGCTGGAGAGACAGATCCTAGCTCAGTACCCGCTGGTGCAGCTGCACGCCCATTCCAAGCTCCTGTTGGACTTCTACGAGTATGAGGAGTTCGAGTACTCCCTGAATGTGACGCATCGCGTGCCGCTCCACGAATCCCTTTGGAAGTATCACCACAATAATCAGGCCGTGGATCGGGGAACTCTCATGGCTGCACTTCAAAACATTCGCCACATTTTCATCCGAGCGTTTGCCTTTGCAGATTTTCAGGAAGTTGT ccTTCAGAATGTCCACATGGATTCGGCCATCTTTGTGGAGGGCTCTACCAACTTGATTGCCAAGGGTGTGGAACGCTGTAAGTGTCCCAAGCGCTTTGATGGTCTCTCCTGCCAGGACCCTGGACGATCATTCTATCGCTGGCGCAACACCAGCGATGTGGATAGTGTCTTCATTGAGGACCTGATTGGACGGGCAGCGCCCTGCCATTGCAATGGACGCAGCAGCGATTGTGACAAGGAGTCGGGTGTCTGTCAG AACTGTCGCGCGAACAGTGGAGGAGATCATTGCCAGCAATGCGCAGAGGGCTTCTACGGCGACCCGAACTCCCCGCACGGCTGCCAGGCCTGTCCGTGCCCCGAAACCAATCGCAACTTTGCTCGCGGCTGCAATGTCTGGGATGGCGAAGTGAGTTGTGTGTGCAAGCCCGGTTACACGGGGAGGCTGTGCGAGCGCTGCCATCCCGGCTACTTCGGCAATCCCACGCTGTATCccaacagcagctgccagGCCTGCAACTGCAATCCGGACGGAATCCGAGCCGAGGGCTGCGACTCGGAGACTGGTCAGTGCTATTGTCGGGAGGGTGTCACAGGCCTCAAGTGCAGCAAGTGTCTGGCGGAACGACATCATGTGGTGGACAATGGATGCAGAG TTTGCGACAATTGTACTCTATTACTCCTGGACTATGTGGAGTTGGTGGGCCATAAGCTGCGTCGCGGGCTCCACAACATGGACCTGACCGGAATACCTGCGCCGTACCTCAAGTTGTCCGATTACGAACGAGCCTACGACACCTGGCGAGGGCGGCAGCAGGACTTCAGCCAGGCCAGGAAACTGCTGCAGGACTATGATACCGCTGGCGTCGTCAAGCTGGATGCCCATGctgaaaatatgaaattccAGTCGCGCAAGGCGCTGTCCACGATCGGAAAGAGGGAGTTCGCTCTCAAGGCCATGCAGGATGACGCTTCGGTGCAGCAACAGGATGTGGGCCTGGTACGGGCAGAGATACTTCAGACACTGCTCGATTTGAGGAGCTACGGGAAGAGTGCCCAGCACCTCAGTCTGCCGACAGCCCTAAAGCAGGCCCGATTCTATCTGCAGGCTATCCAGGAGCACCATCAGGGAATTCAGGGCATCCGCAGCACGAACGATTGTGCCTGGCGTCATTTCTACGTCTCGGGCAACGCCTCGGATGCCGCTTTCGACGAGCGGGGTCGGCTGGAGATGCTCTGGCGAGATCTGAACCAGACCAACCATCGTGTGGTGGACTTGCGACTACAGCTAGATCGCACCCTGGAGGTGGAGAGCGAGGCGGAGGACATAGTGGAGCATGTGCGCAACCTGAATGGCCATACGGCCGAGGCGAATCACGAGCTGAATGACCTGGGCCAGCTGATTGGAAAGTATCTCAACCAGAGCTATCTCGACCAGGGAGAAGAGCTGGCGAGACTCACTCTCGAGCGGCAGTCTCTGCTGAGCGAACATCTGAACCAGCTGGACGGCGCGACTGTTCTCCTGAATGCCACCCTCGGCGTCAAGTCCGAGCAGCAGCGGGAGGTGCGCAAGCACTGGCTGCCAAAGGCGGAGAAACATGCAGATCGTTTGCTGGAGAGGTCGAATGAGTATGCTCGGCAGTTCCAGCCCACGAGGAATGGTGCACGCATTGCCATGCTGGCCAGCTCGGCGCATAGCAACATAACCAAGGCGATCAATGATGCTCGTCAAGGCTCTATCCTTGCCAAGGAACGGGTATACGATGCCCAGAGAACGCTGTATCCCAGCGATGGCAGCTCCATGATCGAGCGAGCCAAGCACTCGTTGCACCGCTCcaggcagctgcagcaggaggcaCTTAAGCAGATGCACAAGTCCAACGTGCTCAAAGAGAAgctgcatcagcagcaggagcaggtggAGGGCATCAAGGCCACCATCTTCGAGTCAGGGCTGCGCACCAACAACATTTCTAGCCAGTTGCAGACCCTCACCGACAGTTCGGCCCGTCGTCATGCCAAGGAGAGCCTGGATCTGGCCAGGAGAACCGGCGAGCAGATGCGGGCCGAACTTCGAAAGGCTAAGGAGACGGAGGAATCGCTTCAGAATATGCGCAAATCCTTCACCAAGCTCGAGCCCGACTGGGACATCAAGCTCGGCATGGCTCAGGAGAACATATCGCTGACCAAGACCAATCTCCGACTGGCCAACGTGTCGCTCAGCTATCTagagcagcaggcggcaaagGAGCAGCAAGTGTTCGAGTCCTGGAACAATAGCATGGCcaagcagttgcagcagctcAGGGACCAGATAGCCAAGGCGAGACATGCAGCCCAAGCG ATCGATGTCTCCCTGGAGTCACTGGGTCCTAAGTGCATCCGATCTTATCTGCCCTCATCGTATGGCCTGAGTACCTCGAACAATTTGCGCCTTAGCTTCGCGTTGGCGAACCACATCGAGAGCTCCCCCCTGATCCAAGTGGAGGGTAGTGAGGGACGCCACATCACCCTGGAGTTGTACAAGCGACGGGTGCGCCTTGTTTGGAATCTGGGGGGGACCACGGCGACTGTCACCCATCCCATGGTGGTGCAGACGCGGGATCCCAAGTACGACGATGCCTGGTACCATGTGGAGGCCAATCGGACGCTCAATCTGGGCAGCTTGTTGGTGCGACGGATGAATAACTATGGGGTGCTAACACCCAGCAGTCCGGTCACCATCACTGGCTCTACAGACACGGAGCACACGCGCTTCTATCAGTCGCGAAACGATCGCATATCCCTTGGTGCCCTCGCCTCGAAGGATCTGCAGCTGACGCCTGGCCTCAATGTGGTCGTGCACCATGTAGAGGTGGACAACAAGCCGCTGGGACTGTGGAACTTTGTGGACAGCGAGGGGCGGTGCGGTGGTTCCATGATCGGTGCCCGCGAATCCTCCGCCTCATCGACGGCACGTCACTTTAACGGTCTGGGCTATGCGCAGCTAATGAAGACCCGTCCCCGGCCATATCGCAAGAATCTGTTCTCTGTGCAGATGACCTTCCGTACTCTGGACGAGAATGCGTTGCTCTTCCTGGCGGTTGATGACAAGAAT AATCGCTCGGTGTCGGTAACATTGAGCCGTGGACGCATCATGTTCCGCATTGACTACGGCGACGAGTCCAAGCTGGAGATCAACACCACCAAGAAGTACAATGTGGGTCAGTGGATTAAAATTGAGGCCGCCCGCGAGTTCTCGGCCAAACGAAGCACAGAGAACGGCATGCTCCGCGTGAACAACGATCGTCCCATCTCCGGAGCACCTACACTGCCCGTGAACGCACATTTGCTACCAGATTTGTCGAAGGCTGTCTATTATTTGGGTGGAGTGCCGCCAG GCTTCACATCAGGCACGACGAAAGCTCCAGGCGCTGATAATCCCTTCCTTGGCTGTATGACGGATGTTCAGGTGAACGGAGAGACGTACGATCCCCTAGAGAGCTCCAGCTACTTCGGCGTAGAGCCTTCCTGCAAGGACATGATCACAAA GGCTGGGTTCTCGGGGAACGGGTATCTAGAGCTACCTTCGCAGTCGCTGAGGAAGCGCTCGAATACTGCCCTGGTCTTCCGCACCCTACAACCGGACTGTCTCTTGCTCCTCTCCGCCTATCCGCCCGAGGTTCTGGCCGACTACGATGACAAGGACATCAAGGGCAACTACTCAATGAGCCTGGTGGATGGGCAGTTGCACGTCTGGGTCAACTCTGGCCGCAGCTTTGTCAAGCTGTCTTCCAATATCAGTCAGCTGAATGACGGTGAACTGCACGTGATCAACATGATAAAGACTGGTCGCCGGCTGGAGCTAATGGTGGACGATGAGCTGCAGGATGTGCGCAGCCTGAGCGGCAACCCAACGGTCATTAGTCTGCCCCGGGAGGCGGGAGGTCTCTACATCGGCGGAGCTCCCCCGCACGAGAGCTTTACGCCGCTGGCGCCCACCTTCGTCAACCTAGAAGGAGCCATTCGGGATGTTGTGTTCAACAACCGGACCGTGAACTTCAACGATGCTCTGACCTTTTCCAATGTCCAGATCGGACGCAATGGTCCCCTGATGGGCAGTCTCAAGGGTGGACTCTACGACGTGTTTCTCAAGACGGAACCGATGATCGGGAAGAGTTTCACGGCCACGCCGGAGGGCTGCAAGCGG ATCGGCAGCTACTCCTACGAGCCGAATGCGTTCAAGTTCGGAGATGAGATTTACAGCTATTCGCAGCTGAAGCTGCCAGAGCGCCGCTTCTGGCAGCGCAACTTCCGCCTGAGCTTCGACTTCCGCTCCTTCTATCCCAACGGCATGCTCTACCTATCCCCTGGAAGCAAGGAGAAGCCCAAGCACTACGTGGTACTTCTGCTCAAAGACGGACAGCTGGTCCTGGTCGTGCGGGGTCGTCGTCGCGAGGAGCTCCAGCTCACCGCGAAGCTCAACAATGGCGAGTGGCACCGGGTTACTGTCAGCTGTCATGAGCGGAAGGTCACGATGTCGGTGGAGATCGGCCGAACGGACCAGAAGACCTCCGCCCAAATGAAGTTGCCGAAAAAGATTGGGGCctcgcagctgctgctggtcggcGGCCTGCCCCAGGCCCCAGTAAAGGTGGCATCGGAGCTCTACATGCGACTGGAGCCTTTTAAGGGCTGCTTGCGACGAGTTACCATCAACAATAGCACCCAGGACCTGGCCCGTCCCGGCAAGCACTCGAATGTGGGGCAGTGCTTTCCCACCGTCGAAAGGGGCAGCTACTTCCCCGGCGATGCCTATGCCATATATA AGAA